One stretch of Candidatus Bathyarchaeia archaeon DNA includes these proteins:
- a CDS encoding glycosyltransferase family 4 protein, with protein sequence MKKPDVCVVTVPTLAFNEKVGLDNFIRLLLPSCNEIFVITGEGFQNFYGEKVVLTKLPVFKGTSAPSKVMHKLVDQIYEAVCLVKLSKKFSLVLFHAGVIFNQIPIVVAKLLRKRVVVYQFGGNYLLEQRLSAIKRWERVVKPMSAALSRVNYPLADVIICEGRTNLMKWDQLERYQEKIAWLVARDVDFSRYRIIIPPNERLNLIGYFGRLDPKKGILNFIRAMPSVLEKKPDVQFVIAGTGPIQQAVEREITTLKVNRHVQLLGFVADEDIPNLLNKLKVVVVPTYDDGIPEVMKEAMACGTVVVATSVGGIPDIVKDGVNAFLIRENSAHGVAIAILKAINSPKLYDVAIQGRYLIQEIYGNEKMVQRYSAMIAKSFKFNLCDS encoded by the coding sequence ATGAAGAAACCTGACGTTTGTGTAGTTACTGTACCCACTTTAGCTTTTAACGAAAAGGTGGGACTCGACAATTTCATCCGCCTCTTGCTTCCCTCATGCAACGAGATTTTTGTTATAACTGGTGAAGGATTCCAAAATTTCTATGGTGAAAAAGTTGTCCTCACAAAACTTCCTGTATTTAAAGGTACATCTGCTCCATCAAAAGTAATGCATAAACTGGTTGATCAAATCTATGAAGCTGTCTGCTTAGTGAAGTTGTCAAAAAAGTTTTCCTTGGTCCTTTTTCATGCGGGTGTCATATTCAATCAGATACCTATCGTGGTTGCTAAATTGCTTCGAAAACGGGTTGTTGTCTATCAGTTTGGGGGTAATTATCTGCTTGAACAACGTTTATCCGCTATCAAACGTTGGGAACGAGTAGTTAAGCCGATGAGTGCCGCTTTGTCTCGCGTCAATTATCCTTTAGCAGATGTAATTATCTGTGAAGGTCGTACGAATTTAATGAAGTGGGACCAGCTTGAGCGTTATCAAGAGAAGATAGCTTGGCTTGTGGCACGAGATGTTGATTTTTCGCGTTATAGAATAATAATCCCTCCCAATGAACGTCTCAATTTGATAGGTTATTTTGGGCGTTTAGACCCTAAAAAGGGCATACTGAATTTTATTCGGGCAATGCCTTCTGTTTTGGAGAAAAAACCCGATGTTCAATTCGTAATAGCTGGCACTGGACCTATTCAACAAGCAGTTGAACGTGAGATTACAACTTTAAAGGTAAATCGTCATGTGCAATTGTTGGGTTTCGTTGCGGATGAAGATATCCCCAACTTACTTAACAAGCTTAAAGTGGTTGTTGTGCCGACTTACGATGACGGTATTCCAGAGGTTATGAAAGAAGCTATGGCCTGTGGAACAGTTGTAGTTGCCACTTCCGTGGGTGGAATCCCTGACATAGTGAAAGATGGCGTCAATGCTTTTTTGATCCGAGAAAACAGTGCTCATGGTGTGGCAATAGCTATTTTAAAAGCGATAAATTCACCTAAACTCTATGATGTTGCAATTCAAGGGCGTTACCTTATCCAGGAGATCTATGGGAACGAAAAAATGGTGCAGCGTTATAGCGCTATGATAGCAAAATCCTTCAAGTTTAACCTCTGTGATTCGTGA
- a CDS encoding glycosyltransferase family 2 protein translates to MSPQIIKANNPTRPSVVTILPVLNEEKRIHSLVSGIYKYGAGFVDCVLVVVDDGTVDLSREMAASAGAIVLDNGPKRGVGIAIRRGIEFALQNKIDICAIMAGDSQDDPKEIPKVIGPLFRGECDFVQGSRYLGGQRTVNMPFSRTFLTRLYTLGFRLVSGFPATDASNGFRAFYIKIIREINLWQPSLDKYALENYLYAQVVKNGFKIKEVPVTKKFDRALGYSHMIVWKDNSFWAVIKGRVTPNSQVENRH, encoded by the coding sequence TTGTCACCACAAATAATTAAAGCAAATAATCCTACTCGACCCAGCGTTGTAACTATCTTACCCGTCCTTAACGAGGAAAAGCGAATTCACTCTCTAGTTTCGGGCATATACAAGTATGGTGCAGGATTTGTAGACTGTGTTTTGGTTGTGGTCGATGACGGCACAGTAGACCTGTCAAGAGAAATGGCGGCTTCAGCAGGTGCTATTGTATTAGATAACGGTCCAAAACGGGGGGTTGGAATAGCAATTAGACGTGGAATAGAATTTGCCCTCCAAAACAAAATCGATATCTGTGCAATAATGGCAGGAGATAGCCAAGATGACCCCAAAGAAATCCCAAAAGTTATTGGTCCCCTATTTAGAGGCGAATGTGATTTTGTTCAGGGTTCTCGATATTTAGGTGGGCAAAGAACAGTAAATATGCCTTTTTCACGAACATTTCTAACCCGTCTATACACGCTTGGTTTCAGGTTAGTAAGCGGGTTTCCTGCAACTGACGCCTCAAACGGGTTTAGGGCTTTTTATATAAAAATAATACGAGAAATCAATCTCTGGCAGCCATCCCTTGACAAATATGCATTAGAGAATTACTTATATGCCCAAGTAGTTAAAAATGGCTTCAAAATTAAAGAAGTTCCCGTCACAAAAAAATTTGACCGTGCTCTTGGTTACAGCCACATGATTGTGTGGAAAGATAACTCTTTTTGGGCAGTCATAAAAGGCAGAGTAACACCAAATAGCCAAGTTGAAAATCGGCACTAA
- a CDS encoding DegT/DnrJ/EryC1/StrS family aminotransferase, with the protein MIPLIDLNRQVQSIKSEIKREVNRVIDEGFFVLDKNLEKFEKEFAKYCGTKFALGVANGTDALTISLKAASIGVGDEVLVPTNTFIATAEAVTHAGATPVFIDVNPKTYNIDLENVKVTPKTKAIIPVHLYGQPVNMDEVTELATKFDLKIIEDASQAHGAIYRKKKVGSFGIAGCFSFFPTKPLGAIGDGGIITTNDENIALRVKQLRNHGRAALNIHVEPGYTSRLDEIQAAVLSVKLKHLDQWNAMRKKIADQYTHLLDNLSTLQLPCCIPEAESVYYLYVIQTERRDELQVALQKQGMQALIHYPIPIHMQQAYGMYAKQKLVCAENLSKKILSLPMFAELTEDEILLIAEVTKRFVTTNN; encoded by the coding sequence ATGATTCCTTTGATTGATTTAAATCGACAGGTTCAGTCTATCAAATCCGAAATAAAACGGGAAGTAAACCGAGTAATTGATGAAGGCTTTTTTGTACTGGATAAAAATCTGGAAAAATTTGAAAAAGAATTCGCCAAATATTGTGGAACAAAGTTTGCGTTAGGCGTAGCTAACGGAACTGACGCCCTAACCATTTCCCTTAAAGCCGCAAGCATCGGGGTTGGCGATGAAGTTTTGGTTCCCACGAACACTTTCATAGCCACAGCTGAAGCCGTAACACATGCAGGCGCAACCCCTGTCTTTATAGATGTAAACCCGAAAACCTACAACATTGACCTCGAAAACGTGAAGGTAACACCCAAAACCAAAGCTATCATCCCAGTTCATCTCTACGGTCAACCTGTAAACATGGACGAGGTAACAGAGTTAGCAACCAAATTCGATTTGAAAATAATTGAAGATGCCAGCCAAGCTCACGGAGCAATCTACAGAAAGAAAAAAGTGGGTTCGTTTGGAATTGCTGGTTGCTTCAGTTTCTTTCCAACAAAACCCTTAGGCGCCATCGGTGATGGGGGAATAATCACGACAAATGATGAAAATATTGCGTTAAGAGTCAAGCAGTTGCGTAACCACGGAAGAGCAGCATTAAATATTCACGTTGAGCCTGGTTACACATCGCGGCTGGACGAGATACAAGCGGCTGTTTTGTCGGTGAAATTAAAACATCTAGACCAGTGGAATGCAATGCGGAAAAAAATAGCCGACCAGTATACTCATCTTCTTGATAACCTGTCTACATTGCAACTACCTTGCTGCATTCCTGAGGCTGAATCTGTATATTATCTCTATGTTATTCAAACAGAACGAAGAGATGAATTACAGGTAGCGCTGCAGAAACAGGGCATGCAGGCTTTAATTCATTACCCAATCCCGATACATATGCAACAAGCTTACGGAATGTATGCGAAGCAGAAATTGGTTTGCGCGGAGAATTTATCTAAAAAGATTCTATCTCTACCAATGTTTGCTGAACTTACTGAAGACGAAATACTCCTGATAGCTGAAGTCACAAAAAGGTTTGTCACCACAAATAATTAA
- a CDS encoding polysaccharide pyruvyl transferase family protein, with translation MAVVIGHIMGIKHYLPDAEITLLSGNVEVDKFYETFGVKVCPHPWYTRQRKLWKDGWRKQLLETNSFLSGLPKFFSFLLSLSKLSSALLYPLRKKESPFQDFDVVLDTIPDRLNESFHGFVECGAVLFVIFMAEKTIKKPILVGPSSIGSINSPVLKFLTRLVLNNVYVVATRDQRSFCYVKNLGINKPKVLSLSDMAFLLPSASEEKIISVAQEIGLDVRNHAFVGVVPRVYVWQTVTQYYDLVAQFIDWLVSQFGVYVCLIPMETGFGVYWNDEITNKEIYQRVHQKNAVHIIPGKCDPTVIKGLIGNFEFVVSWKFHGALLPSSALVPTLALSYGEKYNELFRNQLCLPDLLIDVRGYGPDALLSLLKRNFEKAWFNKEEIKRRLSSRVECSKALSLSYSKVVCDIVEKSENRR, from the coding sequence ATGGCGGTTGTCATTGGTCACATTATGGGAATAAAGCATTATTTGCCCGATGCTGAAATTACTCTTCTAAGTGGAAACGTTGAAGTCGATAAATTTTATGAAACTTTTGGGGTCAAAGTATGTCCACATCCTTGGTACACTCGACAAAGGAAATTATGGAAAGACGGTTGGCGAAAACAGCTTCTAGAAACGAACAGTTTTCTTAGCGGGTTGCCCAAGTTTTTTAGTTTTTTACTCTCTTTGTCGAAACTATCATCCGCTTTATTGTATCCCCTGCGTAAAAAAGAGTCTCCTTTTCAAGATTTTGATGTCGTGTTGGATACGATACCTGATCGATTAAACGAATCTTTTCATGGTTTTGTTGAATGTGGTGCTGTTCTGTTCGTGATTTTCATGGCTGAAAAAACCATAAAGAAACCCATACTGGTGGGGCCTTCCTCTATAGGTTCAATTAACTCTCCTGTGCTCAAGTTTTTAACACGCTTGGTTTTGAATAATGTTTATGTAGTTGCAACTCGAGATCAAAGAAGTTTTTGTTACGTTAAAAACTTGGGTATCAATAAGCCAAAAGTGTTATCTTTGAGTGATATGGCTTTTCTGTTGCCCTCTGCTTCTGAGGAAAAAATAATTTCGGTAGCTCAGGAAATTGGGCTTGATGTTAGAAACCATGCTTTTGTTGGTGTTGTGCCGCGGGTTTATGTTTGGCAAACGGTTACTCAGTATTATGATTTAGTGGCGCAGTTTATTGATTGGCTTGTCAGTCAATTTGGTGTTTACGTATGTTTGATACCTATGGAAACAGGTTTCGGTGTATACTGGAATGATGAAATAACGAATAAAGAAATCTACCAGCGGGTTCATCAAAAAAATGCTGTTCACATAATCCCCGGCAAATGTGACCCCACGGTAATTAAAGGGTTGATTGGTAACTTTGAATTTGTTGTCAGTTGGAAATTTCATGGTGCTCTGTTGCCTTCATCAGCTTTGGTTCCGACACTCGCGCTCTCCTATGGTGAAAAATACAATGAACTTTTCAGAAACCAACTTTGTCTGCCTGACCTTTTAATTGATGTTAGAGGCTATGGCCCAGACGCTCTGCTTTCTTTGCTGAAACGAAATTTCGAGAAAGCTTGGTTTAATAAAGAAGAGATTAAGCGTCGCCTGTCTTCAAGAGTTGAATGTTCTAAGGCTCTATCCTTATCCTATAGTAAAGTTGTTTGCGACATAGTAGAAAAATCTGAGAATAGACGCTGA
- a CDS encoding class I SAM-dependent methyltransferase yields MELLQGTLCTAEPLKILDLSTGLGMLPVMIRKRAKNHVITACDVQLKNDVKLQLSSQNIEAIEGVKFTPDAPLPFQDSFFDVVIFTDALEHIIDDPEHVFSEIHRILKNGGSLIFTTPNFAHIVSRFKCMFGKQTQDFLSEDKHFRMYTIDELLTILKDGYIVKHAKFVNTVESWRFVGVSKLAYYFYWLTLFRSSFKSTLVILAQKT; encoded by the coding sequence ATGGAGTTGCTTCAAGGAACTCTCTGTACTGCTGAACCATTAAAGATACTTGACCTAAGTACAGGTCTTGGTATGCTGCCCGTTATGATTAGAAAACGTGCCAAAAACCACGTGATCACTGCCTGCGATGTTCAACTAAAAAACGACGTTAAACTGCAGTTGTCTTCACAAAACATTGAAGCCATTGAAGGTGTAAAGTTTACTCCTGATGCGCCTCTTCCATTTCAGGATTCCTTCTTTGATGTAGTCATATTCACCGACGCTCTTGAACACATAATTGACGACCCTGAGCATGTTTTTTCCGAAATTCACCGGATACTCAAGAATGGAGGTAGTTTAATTTTCACAACACCAAATTTTGCACATATAGTTTCTCGGTTTAAATGCATGTTTGGAAAACAAACACAAGATTTTTTGTCTGAGGATAAGCATTTTCGCATGTACACCATTGACGAGTTGTTGACCATCTTAAAAGACGGGTATATTGTGAAACATGCTAAATTCGTCAACACCGTTGAATCTTGGCGTTTTGTTGGCGTCTCCAAACTTGCTTATTACTTTTATTGGCTTACCCTGTTTAGGTCATCGTTTAAGTCTACACTAGTTATCTTGGCTCAGAAAACTTAA
- a CDS encoding oligosaccharide flippase family protein, translating to MAKLSKITEESARGGFFLFSGTALSSIILAVSVIFLGRFMGPELYGQFSLVIVVPTFLMLLTDLGISAGVTKFTASFREEGKTAEVATIIRRGMLLRLAIGVALALLTVIFADYFALLINRPELSVYIQLVAFSVVFHVVYSTANSAFVGLDRSEYSALITNVQALSRASLQIGLVLFGFSITGALIGYVGGLLVASVLGVFLLVRFFKHVGRGTTVGQHRFSETFKKLFRFGMPVYASVVLVGLFPLFQQVVLAFFSSDAAIGNFRAAYNFASLLLIILTSISTALLPAFSKLESSPELVNMFFKRVTKYTCLIIVPSIIFLILFSTPIVELIYGTEYHSAPFFLSLSCLPYLLVGIGYLTLNSLFTGLGKTTWLLKVTLLNFIFLLCLSPILAQAFDVTGVIIANLISSIVASIYSLHVGLRYLKISFDVRMLLKIYTVATFSTFPVLTFNFFFPLSSLFALVFGLLIYFAVFVSLMPLTRIVNRSELAEMSRIIGDLPLISFIAKKLFGYQKRLLVWAEFHLHD from the coding sequence TTGGCAAAGCTGTCAAAGATAACTGAAGAGTCAGCGCGGGGTGGTTTTTTCTTGTTTTCGGGGACTGCCCTTTCTTCGATAATTTTGGCTGTTTCTGTGATTTTTTTAGGTCGATTTATGGGTCCAGAATTGTATGGGCAATTTAGTTTGGTTATAGTGGTTCCCACCTTTTTAATGCTTTTAACTGATTTAGGAATTAGTGCTGGTGTGACTAAATTTACTGCCAGTTTTCGTGAAGAAGGAAAAACGGCTGAGGTCGCAACAATAATTCGTCGCGGGATGCTTCTTAGGTTAGCAATAGGTGTGGCTCTTGCACTTCTAACGGTTATTTTTGCAGACTATTTTGCCTTGCTGATAAACAGGCCTGAACTCAGCGTTTACATACAGTTGGTTGCGTTCTCTGTGGTTTTTCATGTGGTGTACAGCACTGCTAATTCGGCATTTGTAGGTTTAGATAGGTCGGAGTATTCTGCGTTAATCACGAATGTGCAGGCGTTGTCTAGGGCGTCTCTTCAGATTGGCTTAGTTCTGTTTGGCTTTAGTATAACAGGGGCACTGATTGGTTATGTCGGCGGTTTGCTGGTTGCATCAGTCCTCGGGGTTTTCCTGTTGGTTAGGTTTTTCAAACATGTTGGGCGGGGGACAACTGTGGGGCAGCACCGTTTTTCTGAGACGTTCAAGAAACTGTTTCGTTTTGGTATGCCTGTTTATGCTTCCGTTGTTTTGGTTGGTTTGTTTCCCCTTTTTCAGCAAGTTGTTCTCGCTTTTTTTTCTTCCGATGCGGCTATCGGTAACTTTAGAGCAGCCTATAATTTTGCGTCACTGTTACTGATTATACTCACCTCAATTTCCACCGCTCTTCTGCCTGCTTTTTCCAAATTGGAATCATCTCCCGAATTAGTCAACATGTTCTTCAAAAGAGTAACAAAATATACTTGCCTCATAATAGTCCCTTCTATAATCTTCTTAATTTTATTTTCAACCCCGATTGTGGAGTTAATCTATGGAACTGAGTATCATTCTGCTCCTTTCTTTTTGTCTTTGAGTTGCTTGCCCTATCTTCTTGTTGGTATAGGTTATCTAACTTTGAATAGTCTCTTCACTGGGTTAGGTAAAACAACTTGGCTTTTGAAAGTGACTCTGCTCAATTTCATTTTTCTTCTTTGTTTATCTCCCATTCTCGCTCAAGCCTTTGATGTAACTGGCGTCATAATTGCAAATTTAATATCCAGTATAGTTGCCTCAATATATTCGTTGCATGTTGGATTGCGTTATCTTAAAATAAGCTTTGATGTGAGAATGCTCCTAAAAATCTATACAGTTGCTACTTTTTCTACTTTTCCTGTGCTTACTTTCAATTTCTTTTTCCCCTTAAGCTCGTTATTTGCATTGGTTTTTGGACTGTTAATTTATTTCGCAGTTTTTGTTAGCCTCATGCCTTTGACTAGGATTGTAAATAGAAGTGAACTTGCAGAAATGTCGCGGATAATTGGAGATTTGCCTTTGATTAGTTTTATTGCCAAGAAACTTTTTGGTTATCAAAAGAGGTTATTGGTTTGGGCTGAATTTCACCTCCATGATTAA
- a CDS encoding glycosyltransferase family 2 protein, which produces MSDTPTLSVIIPSYTMDRYDQLCRLLKCIKNQTFGSIETIIVVENCSSLFQHICKFIEQEHLSAVRIIQTYTEIGSSFQVNLGVSKAKGDIIAFLHDDTLVPECWAENLVADYSEDDNIIGVTGPIVPSGRMPEWFPEEFDWIIGCNRYFVSMIKEKKGVRSISGSNASFRKKLFQAVGGLSITLGPLSKIKSRWCEIGEETELCLRLSRRFDGYILYDPEVVVYHDIPQENLKCRFIARMSFQGGRTKGSLKKFYSANNKLLAPEKEIFTKLWVTVIPEMSKQIFTDPTTNLRKTSVIFFSLSFIAFGYLLGYLAPSSLISKDWYL; this is translated from the coding sequence TTGTCAGATACGCCTACCTTATCCGTAATAATCCCCTCCTATACAATGGATAGATATGACCAGTTATGTCGACTGTTGAAATGTATAAAAAACCAGACTTTTGGTTCGATAGAAACAATAATTGTTGTGGAAAACTGCAGTTCCCTTTTTCAACATATCTGCAAATTCATTGAACAAGAACATCTGTCAGCCGTTAGAATTATACAAACGTACACCGAAATTGGTTCTTCATTTCAGGTTAACTTAGGTGTGAGTAAAGCAAAGGGTGACATAATTGCCTTCCTTCATGATGATACACTTGTTCCCGAATGTTGGGCGGAAAATTTGGTCGCTGATTACTCTGAAGACGACAACATCATCGGAGTAACTGGACCAATTGTTCCAAGTGGACGTATGCCTGAGTGGTTCCCTGAAGAATTCGATTGGATAATTGGCTGTAACCGTTATTTTGTCAGTATGATAAAAGAAAAAAAGGGCGTGCGAAGTATCAGTGGCTCGAATGCGTCTTTTAGAAAAAAACTTTTCCAAGCTGTAGGCGGTTTATCCATAACTTTGGGGCCTCTAAGTAAAATCAAAAGCCGTTGGTGTGAGATAGGTGAAGAAACTGAATTATGCCTGAGATTAAGCCGCCGTTTTGACGGATACATCCTTTATGACCCTGAGGTTGTGGTTTACCATGATATACCCCAAGAAAACCTGAAGTGTCGATTCATAGCACGAATGTCTTTTCAAGGCGGTCGCACTAAGGGCAGCCTAAAAAAGTTTTACTCTGCTAACAATAAATTGCTTGCGCCTGAAAAAGAGATCTTTACCAAGCTTTGGGTAACTGTAATACCCGAAATGAGCAAACAAATATTCACGGACCCCACAACAAACCTGCGTAAAACTTCGGTAATTTTTTTTTCTTTAAGTTTCATCGCTTTTGGTTACTTACTGGGTTATTTGGCTCCTTCATCCCTAATATCAAAAGATTGGTACTTATGA
- a CDS encoding class I SAM-dependent methyltransferase, whose amino-acid sequence MPSNITGIKANLNRDQLPFDDCFFDFVSATEVIEHLWNTDQFIKECYRVLKPRGYFLISTPNLASWINGFYCLQVFSPLH is encoded by the coding sequence TTGCCCAGCAACATAACTGGAATAAAGGCTAACCTGAACCGTGACCAACTTCCTTTTGATGATTGCTTCTTTGATTTTGTGTCCGCTACGGAGGTTATTGAACATTTATGGAATACTGACCAGTTCATCAAAGAATGTTATCGGGTTCTAAAACCAAGAGGGTATTTTCTTATATCTACTCCTAATTTAGCAAGCTGGATCAATGGCTTCTATTGTTTGCAGGTTTTCAGCCCCTTACACTGA
- a CDS encoding acyltransferase, producing MNSLKTFNATKKNGWIIRSGTFIEPSSKIGRNLETGHNVVIRENCSLGDNVKVWSNTVIDYSCTIGNEVKIHCNCYLSQFTTIGNNVFVAPGVVMLNDVHPGCAYSRQCMRGPTIEDGAQIGGNSTILPYIRVGKGSLIGGGSVVTKSIPPNSVAYGVPAHIAGSVFNLRCKIGLNHKPYREL from the coding sequence GTGAATTCCCTCAAAACCTTTAATGCGACTAAAAAAAACGGCTGGATCATACGTAGTGGAACATTTATTGAGCCATCAAGCAAGATTGGTAGAAACCTTGAAACTGGACATAACGTGGTCATAAGGGAAAATTGCAGTTTAGGAGATAACGTGAAAGTCTGGTCTAACACCGTTATTGACTACAGTTGTACAATAGGAAACGAAGTAAAAATCCACTGCAATTGCTACCTCTCCCAATTTACAACCATAGGCAATAACGTGTTTGTTGCACCAGGAGTTGTTATGTTAAACGATGTTCATCCTGGATGTGCATATTCGAGGCAATGTATGCGTGGTCCAACAATCGAAGATGGGGCACAGATCGGCGGGAACTCAACAATTCTTCCCTATATTCGAGTAGGAAAAGGTTCTCTAATAGGCGGCGGTTCTGTTGTGACAAAGAGCATTCCTCCGAATTCTGTTGCCTACGGCGTTCCTGCACATATTGCGGGTTCTGTATTTAATTTGCGTTGCAAAATTGGCTTGAACCATAAGCCCTATCGAGAACTGTAA
- a CDS encoding Gfo/Idh/MocA family protein, which translates to MKNQLRVLVVGCGFVSTMLHLPLLTNFKDVSVAGICELDDAKGIDACARFHVKNRYTDFKKAIAEVKPDLVDICTPPKSHAPLATLAIENQIPCVIEKPLTSTLEEADELIRLSNKNDVPIFPMHTYSYLPCFRRAKKMFEAGTVGDLVSVETKYLVNFRRERYVQSNHWVHGLPAGILFSEITPHLVMMLLDYLDKPESIEFSMKKLSDVSYVTADELHAILTSANRIGLLGLSYNSPIASHRLTIIGKKGVIDAESCTQTVVLHKAADMILGPTARAKWFVADSLQRSSSFGSVAFNALVGRYKMLSEGHRFLLRACISHLNDNAPFPVELEKCKEVVRILELLTSSAQSTTQKAVAIQQ; encoded by the coding sequence ATGAAAAACCAATTGCGAGTGTTAGTAGTTGGCTGCGGCTTTGTTTCTACAATGCTTCACCTCCCACTTTTGACCAACTTCAAGGACGTGAGTGTGGCGGGAATTTGTGAATTAGACGATGCAAAAGGAATAGACGCCTGCGCCAGGTTTCATGTGAAAAACCGGTACACTGATTTTAAGAAAGCAATTGCTGAAGTAAAACCTGATTTAGTTGACATCTGCACACCGCCAAAATCTCATGCACCGCTTGCTACGTTAGCTATTGAAAACCAGATTCCATGTGTTATAGAAAAACCTTTGACTTCTACATTGGAAGAAGCGGATGAACTAATTCGGCTTTCAAATAAAAATGATGTTCCCATTTTTCCAATGCACACTTACTCATATCTGCCTTGTTTTAGAAGAGCCAAGAAAATGTTTGAGGCAGGCACCGTAGGTGACCTTGTGTCGGTGGAAACAAAGTATTTGGTGAATTTTCGGAGAGAACGATACGTTCAATCCAATCACTGGGTTCATGGTTTGCCGGCGGGGATTCTGTTTAGCGAGATCACTCCACATTTGGTCATGATGTTACTGGACTATTTAGATAAACCTGAGAGTATAGAGTTTTCTATGAAGAAGCTGTCTGATGTTTCTTATGTAACCGCTGACGAACTTCATGCGATTTTAACGTCAGCTAACCGGATAGGTTTGTTGGGTTTGTCGTACAATTCACCTATTGCTAGCCATAGGTTGACAATTATTGGAAAGAAAGGCGTCATTGATGCGGAAAGTTGCACCCAAACCGTAGTTCTCCATAAAGCAGCTGACATGATTCTGGGACCTACTGCCCGAGCAAAATGGTTTGTAGCAGATAGTCTTCAGAGGTCAAGCAGCTTTGGGTCAGTGGCTTTTAATGCATTGGTGGGTAGATATAAAATGTTGTCTGAGGGTCACCGTTTTCTCCTGCGTGCTTGCATTAGCCACCTCAACGATAACGCCCCTTTTCCTGTAGAGCTTGAAAAATGCAAAGAAGTAGTCAGGATATTGGAGCTTCTGACAAGTTCTGCCCAGTCTACTACACAAAAAGCAGTAGCTATCCAACAGTGA